In Chryseobacterium lactis, a single genomic region encodes these proteins:
- a CDS encoding nucleoside phosphorylase, protein MLNKLAASELILNEDGSVYHLNLLPEDIADKIILVGDPDRVAKVSKYFDTVEIKKNKREFYTHTGTLRGERITVMSTGIGTENIDIVMNELDALVNIDLKNKEFKTEHKALELFRMGTCGSVNPDVQVDNMLVTQNVVGLDGLMHFYQDYKFENEFSKSFVERFPYEKIKPMLYFSEWDEQMGEYYKDAKYHGNTATFPGFYAPQGRQLRLKAVDDKFLETLNDLGITNFEMETSAIYAFSKLLGHKAITVNNVIANRRRGEFSSDHYASEKNLITWVLDRIIK, encoded by the coding sequence ATGCTCAATAAACTTGCAGCCTCAGAACTTATTCTGAATGAAGACGGAAGTGTATACCATCTTAACCTTTTGCCTGAAGATATCGCCGATAAAATTATCCTTGTAGGTGATCCGGACAGAGTGGCAAAAGTTTCAAAATACTTTGATACAGTTGAAATCAAAAAAAATAAAAGAGAATTCTACACACACACAGGAACTCTTCGTGGGGAAAGAATTACAGTAATGTCAACCGGTATCGGTACTGAGAACATCGATATTGTAATGAACGAGCTGGATGCTTTGGTAAACATCGATCTTAAAAACAAAGAGTTTAAAACTGAACACAAAGCACTTGAATTGTTCCGTATGGGAACTTGCGGAAGCGTAAACCCTGATGTACAGGTTGACAACATGCTGGTAACGCAGAATGTAGTTGGATTAGACGGTCTGATGCATTTTTACCAGGATTATAAATTCGAGAATGAGTTTTCAAAAAGCTTTGTAGAAAGATTCCCTTACGAGAAAATAAAGCCTATGTTGTACTTCTCAGAATGGGATGAACAAATGGGTGAATATTATAAGGATGCCAAATACCACGGAAATACCGCTACATTCCCGGGGTTCTATGCTCCACAGGGAAGACAGCTTCGTCTTAAGGCAGTAGATGACAAATTCCTGGAAACATTGAACGATCTTGGAATCACCAATTTTGAAATGGAAACTTCTGCGATTTATGCCTTTTCAAAATTATTAGGTCATAAGGCGATTACCGTAAATAATGTAATTGCCAACAGAAGACGTGGAGAATTCTCTTCAGACCATTATGCTTCTGAGAAAAACCTGATTACATGGGTTCTTGACAGAATTATTAAGTAA